One genomic segment of Cellulophaga sp. HaHaR_3_176 includes these proteins:
- a CDS encoding transposase: MYTKHFKYMYKNDGYVKRYSESFKLKVLAELTKGNHSKRQIALTYGIQSSTINVWIKKYDRKDLMNTRVTVQTDDELSRIKALQKELKQLKDLLIKKDLDKLVTDSYLEVAAENLGYRDVEELKKNLNIKP, from the coding sequence ATGTATACAAAACACTTCAAGTATATGTATAAAAATGATGGATATGTAAAACGCTATAGTGAGAGCTTTAAGCTCAAAGTCTTGGCAGAACTTACCAAAGGAAACCATTCCAAAAGACAAATTGCATTAACTTACGGTATTCAATCCAGTACTATAAACGTATGGATCAAAAAGTATGATCGTAAAGATTTAATGAATACCCGTGTAACCGTGCAAACAGACGATGAACTTTCCCGTATCAAAGCCCTTCAAAAAGAGCTCAAACAACTTAAGGACCTTCTTATTAAAAAGGACCTGGACAAACTGGTGACCGATAGCTATCTCGAGGTAGCGGCCGAGAACCTAGGCTATAGAGATGTTGAAGAATTAAAAAAAAACTTAAACATAAAGCCCTAA
- a CDS encoding IS3 family transposase: MKVAPINRNERLYSICTICNAFDLKRDAYYKFQKRFVIKKQIEQDVIQLVRESRRTLPREGTRKLMRSLKNEFQKYDLKVGRDQLFRILRENRLLVRRKKYSSRTTNSYHRFYKYGNIIKDLKINRPNQVWASDITYIRTIKGFCYLALITDMYSRKIVGYDLSDSLELKGCVRALNKAIYNAKNIDQLIHHSDRGIQYCSNVYTQILKRKKIKISMTEENHCYENALAERVNGILKDEFYLDQTFTSVIHAKKAAKNAIKLYNSKRLHLSLDYKTPNYVHQYAA, translated from the coding sequence ATGAAAGTAGCACCGATAAACCGTAATGAAAGGCTCTATTCAATTTGTACTATCTGTAATGCCTTTGATCTGAAAAGAGATGCCTATTACAAATTCCAAAAACGTTTTGTTATCAAAAAACAGATAGAACAAGATGTAATCCAACTTGTTCGGGAAAGTAGAAGAACACTACCTCGAGAAGGTACCAGAAAACTCATGAGATCATTAAAAAATGAGTTTCAAAAGTACGACCTTAAAGTAGGTAGAGACCAGCTATTCCGTATCCTAAGAGAAAATCGATTACTCGTTAGAAGAAAAAAATATTCTTCTAGAACCACAAATTCATATCATAGGTTTTATAAGTATGGTAATATTATAAAAGACTTGAAAATCAATAGACCTAATCAAGTCTGGGCTTCCGATATAACCTACATCAGAACCATTAAAGGATTCTGTTACCTAGCATTGATTACAGATATGTACTCACGTAAAATCGTTGGATATGACCTAAGTGATAGCCTAGAACTAAAAGGGTGTGTCAGAGCTTTAAATAAGGCTATTTACAATGCCAAGAATATTGACCAACTTATTCATCACTCGGACAGAGGTATTCAATATTGCAGTAATGTCTATACTCAAATATTGAAAAGAAAGAAAATTAAAATCAGTATGACTGAAGAAAACCATTGCTATGAAAATGCCCTAGCAGAAAGGGTAAACGGTATTCTAAAAGATGAATTCTATCTTGACCAAACCTTTACCAGCGTGATACATGCGAAAAAAGCAGCCAAAAATGCAATCAAATTATACAACTCTAAAAGATTGCATTTATCTTTAGATTATAAAACACCTAATTACGTGCATCAATATGCCGCTTAA